The Solibacillus daqui genome has a segment encoding these proteins:
- a CDS encoding YjiH family protein: MKTKFSFYTWFLFLALSALGVFIFITPISTDAGMKVPIALLANWLAGYVEPYIHWFAFIVFIIAALGSIAMHVIPQRGPRNIWDSLFRVHWFWTTMRVLAVVFAGAFLFQVGPESLKSDVTSGILIDPASGLVTFMFILFLFAGLLLPLLTDFGLLEFFGSMMVKIMRPIFKIPGRSAIDCLASWVGDGTIGVLLTSKQYEEKNYTGREAATIATTFSVVSITFCLVVVETIGIEAYFLEFYASVIFCGLILAVIMPRIYPLKNKADTLIDGSEASINREVVQEGYNVVSYGLHNALSKADSNRNLGKMVKNGFINVLEMWFAVTPIIMAFGTIALVLAEFTSFFRILGMPFEPILALLQIPEAGEAAQTMIVGFADMLLPSVLGAGIESEMTRFFIATVSVTQLIYMSEVGGLILGTKLPLKLWDLFVIFLIRTVISIPIIAVITHLLF; the protein is encoded by the coding sequence ATGAAAACTAAATTTTCGTTTTACACGTGGTTTTTATTTTTAGCCCTGTCTGCTCTTGGTGTGTTCATTTTCATTACACCAATTAGTACAGATGCTGGTATGAAAGTTCCAATCGCGTTACTTGCTAACTGGTTAGCTGGTTATGTTGAGCCTTATATTCATTGGTTCGCATTTATTGTCTTTATTATTGCAGCGTTAGGTTCGATTGCAATGCACGTTATTCCACAACGTGGACCACGTAATATTTGGGATTCATTATTCCGTGTTCACTGGTTCTGGACAACTATGCGCGTATTGGCCGTTGTATTTGCGGGCGCATTTTTATTTCAGGTAGGTCCTGAAAGTCTAAAAAGTGATGTAACATCTGGGATTTTAATTGACCCTGCTAGTGGTCTTGTTACATTCATGTTCATATTGTTCTTATTTGCGGGTCTGTTACTTCCATTATTAACAGACTTCGGTTTACTTGAATTTTTTGGTTCAATGATGGTAAAAATTATGCGCCCGATTTTCAAAATTCCTGGACGCTCTGCGATTGACTGTTTAGCGTCATGGGTTGGAGACGGTACAATCGGCGTATTATTAACAAGTAAGCAATACGAGGAAAAGAACTACACAGGACGTGAAGCGGCAACGATTGCCACAACGTTCTCAGTTGTTTCGATTACATTTTGCTTAGTTGTTGTTGAGACAATTGGAATTGAAGCGTACTTCCTTGAGTTTTATGCATCCGTAATTTTCTGTGGTTTAATTTTAGCAGTCATTATGCCACGTATTTATCCGTTAAAGAACAAAGCGGATACGTTAATCGATGGTTCTGAAGCTTCTATCAACCGTGAAGTTGTACAAGAAGGCTATAACGTCGTTTCTTACGGTCTACACAATGCACTTTCGAAAGCCGATTCAAATCGTAACTTAGGTAAAATGGTGAAAAACGGCTTTATTAACGTATTAGAAATGTGGTTTGCTGTAACGCCAATTATCATGGCATTTGGTACAATCGCGTTAGTATTAGCTGAATTCACAAGCTTCTTCCGTATTTTAGGGATGCCATTCGAACCAATTCTAGCCCTATTACAAATTCCAGAAGCTGGTGAAGCGGCACAAACGATGATCGTCGGTTTTGCGGATATGCTATTACCTTCAGTTTTAGGTGCTGGTATTGAATCTGAGATGACGCGATTCTTCATCGCAACGGTTTCGGTAACACAATTAATTTACATGTCTGAAGTTGGTGGCCTTATTTTAGGCACAAAGCTTCCATTAAAATTATGGGATTTATTCGTGATTTTCTTAATCCGAACAGTTATCTCAATTCCAATCATCGCAGTGATTACGCATTTATTATTCTAA
- the bshB2 gene encoding bacillithiol biosynthesis deacetylase BshB2, giving the protein MTLQQERHVLVVYPHPDDEAFSVAGVIRMHRNMSVPVTYACLTLGEMGRNLGNPPIATRESLPEIRRKELIAACAAMGIEDLRMMGLRDKTVEFEDDEKMVQLVTDLINELNPSLIYTFLPGFAVHPDHEATAKAVIEAVRRMAPEKRPRILACAFANDTVEKNGEPDVIVDIRSVKNDKIKALQAHASQTAWMMQETAKRVDDGEVMSDSWLNVERFYTFTFND; this is encoded by the coding sequence ATGACATTACAACAAGAACGTCACGTATTAGTCGTTTACCCCCACCCAGATGATGAAGCTTTTTCTGTTGCGGGTGTTATTCGTATGCACCGTAATATGAGCGTACCCGTTACATACGCTTGCTTAACATTAGGTGAAATGGGTCGTAACTTAGGAAATCCCCCAATTGCGACGCGTGAATCATTACCAGAAATTCGACGTAAAGAGCTGATTGCTGCTTGTGCTGCGATGGGCATTGAAGATTTACGTATGATGGGTCTTCGAGACAAAACGGTTGAATTTGAAGATGATGAAAAAATGGTTCAGCTTGTGACGGATTTAATCAACGAGCTTAATCCATCATTAATCTACACGTTTTTACCGGGCTTTGCAGTCCATCCAGACCATGAAGCAACAGCAAAAGCGGTTATTGAAGCAGTTCGTCGTATGGCACCTGAAAAGCGTCCACGCATTTTAGCCTGTGCATTTGCAAATGATACCGTTGAGAAAAACGGTGAACCAGATGTAATTGTGGACATTCGTTCTGTAAAAAACGACAAGATAAAGGCACTACAAGCCCATGCCTCTCAAACGGCTTGGATGATGCAAGAAACTGCTAAGCGCGTTGATGATGGCGAGGTCATGTCAGATAGCTGGCTAAATGTTGAAAGATTTTATACTTTTACGTTTAATGATTAA
- a CDS encoding YojF family protein yields the protein MKEVNQTELQELLNSFANKDVYIHLETTNGSYAAHYDEKFFNAGAFIRNIKLNYELGKVVGDAPHRVGLKLPHGWVYAQGITHYELDDQGRLLMAGLDYTGKLAVALEISESPFAY from the coding sequence ATGAAGGAAGTAAATCAAACAGAGCTCCAAGAATTACTTAATTCTTTTGCGAACAAAGACGTTTATATTCATCTAGAAACAACAAACGGCTCGTATGCAGCCCATTATGACGAAAAATTCTTTAATGCGGGGGCATTTATTCGCAACATCAAATTAAATTACGAATTAGGGAAAGTTGTTGGCGACGCTCCACACCGCGTTGGCTTAAAATTGCCGCATGGCTGGGTATATGCACAAGGTATTACACATTATGAACTAGACGATCAAGGTCGCTTACTTATGGCGGGCTTAGACTATACAGGGAAGCTAGCGGTTGCACTAGAAATTAGCGAATCGCCATTTGCTTATTAA
- the thiD gene encoding bifunctional hydroxymethylpyrimidine kinase/phosphomethylpyrimidine kinase — MLKKTLTIAGSDTSGGAGMQADLKAFQEHGTYGMVALTVVVTMDPKTWSHKVTPLPTALLQKQIDTALSTGVDAIKTGMLSTEEIIQIASKAIQDSGTDKVVIDPVMVCKGDDEVLNPGNTTAMINYLLPHATVVTPNLFEAGQLAGTGTPKTIEDMQIAAAKIHALGAKNVVIKGGKALAHDKAVDLFFDGNDFKLLETEKVTSTYNHGAGCTFAASVCANLANGLSVEESVIEAKEFVSAAIKHGWALNEHVGPVMHGAKPRFGAPQVTVTTIPHYTKA; from the coding sequence ATGTTGAAAAAAACGTTAACAATTGCAGGTTCAGATACATCAGGTGGCGCAGGGATGCAGGCAGATTTAAAGGCTTTCCAAGAGCATGGCACATACGGAATGGTCGCTCTAACTGTAGTCGTAACAATGGATCCAAAAACTTGGAGCCATAAAGTGACACCACTACCAACTGCATTATTACAAAAACAAATCGACACAGCATTATCTACTGGTGTTGATGCCATTAAAACAGGAATGCTTTCTACAGAAGAAATTATTCAAATTGCATCAAAAGCAATCCAAGATTCAGGAACAGACAAAGTGGTTATCGATCCAGTAATGGTTTGTAAAGGGGACGACGAAGTTTTAAATCCTGGCAATACAACAGCGATGATTAACTATCTATTACCTCACGCAACCGTAGTTACACCAAACTTATTTGAAGCAGGTCAATTGGCTGGTACAGGTACACCAAAAACGATTGAAGACATGCAAATCGCTGCAGCAAAAATTCATGCTTTAGGTGCGAAAAATGTTGTCATTAAAGGCGGTAAAGCATTAGCACATGACAAAGCGGTTGATTTATTCTTTGATGGCAATGACTTTAAACTACTTGAAACTGAAAAAGTCACTTCTACTTACAATCACGGTGCAGGTTGTACATTTGCTGCAAGCGTATGTGCAAACTTAGCGAATGGTCTTTCTGTTGAGGAATCAGTAATCGAAGCAAAAGAATTCGTTTCAGCTGCAATTAAACACGGCTGGGCATTAAATGAGCATGTTGGCCCAGTTATGCATGGAGCAAAACCTCGTTTCGGAGCACCACAAGTAACGGTAACAACCATTCCACATTATACGAAAGCTTAA